A stretch of Gambusia affinis linkage group LG10, SWU_Gaff_1.0, whole genome shotgun sequence DNA encodes these proteins:
- the smim7 gene encoding small integral membrane protein 7 — protein MLGDLLIFGTLLVNAGAVLNFKLKRKESHGFADESGAPTTGENVREFLLSLRYFRIFIALWNVFMMFCMILLFGS, from the exons ATGCTCGGGGATCTGTTAATATTCGG GACGCTGCTGGTGAATGCAGGAGCTGTGCTGAATTTCAAGCT aaagagGAAGGAGTCCCATGGATTTGCAGATGAGTCCGGAGCTCCAACAACAG GAGAAAACGTCAGAGAGTTCCTCCTCAGCCTGCGGTACTTCCGGATCTTCATCGCTCTCTGGAACGTCTTCATGATGTTTTGCATGATTCT actctTTGGATCGTGA